A section of the Pristiophorus japonicus isolate sPriJap1 chromosome 4, sPriJap1.hap1, whole genome shotgun sequence genome encodes:
- the LOC139262468 gene encoding putative nuclease HARBI1, whose translation MTNLLALVKPTTKSYEELCTLVREHLNPKESILMARYRFYTCQRSKGQEVASYIVKLRRLAGHCKFDGFLEQMLRDFFVLGIDHEVILCKLLNVETLNLSKAIMIAQYSVTLLYSRHNIKGTIFYTNGSFRCATGDISNISQFAIHCPIREITDAQYTMRRNYISFPITREKQLERACGFARIVGFPMVQDTIDCTHLILRAAHNNPEVFRNCKDYHSLNVQLVHDHTCRILTVKACYPDSSHDAFILRQTGVSAPFQPPHQARGWLLGDKGYLLSTWLMTPLCNPNTPAQHSYNESQAVTKNIIVRSDQAMVPLPWPLGSSPSVEWVSLCIIICCMLRNLRSQPLPPGIAPPQEV comes from the exons atgacgaATCTTCTTGctttggtgaaaccaacaaccaaatcttatgaagaactgtgtacgctggtccgggagcacctaaatccgaaggagagcattctgatggcaaggtatcgattttacacatgtcaacggtctaaaggccaggaagttgcGAGCTACATcgtcaaactaaggcgccttgcaggacattgcaaattcgatggattcctggagcaaatgctaagagacttctttgtgcttggcattgatcatgaggttatcctttgcaaactattgaatgTTGAAAcattgaacctgagcaaagccataatgatagcccag tactcagttactttgctttattcgagacataacatcaAGGGCACCattttctacaccaatggatccttccggtgtgcaacaggagacatctccaacatctcacagtttgccatccattgccctATACGCGAGATCACAGATGCTCAGTATACAATGAGAAGGAACTACATTTCATTCCCGataaccagagagaagcagctggagcgtgcttgtggctttgccaggatagtgggctttcccatggtgcaggacaccattgactgcacccatctcATTTTGCGAGCagcacataacaatcctgaggtattccgtaactgcaaagactaccactcactgaatgtgcagttagtacatgaccacacatgcagaatcctcactGTCAAAGCCTGTtatcctgacagcagccacgatgccttcatcctgcgtcagacCGGTGTGTCAGCtcccttccagccaccacatcaagctcgcggctggttgcttggagacaagggctatctgctctccacctggctcatgactccactctgcaaccccaacactcctgcccaacactcatacaatgagagccaagcCGTCACCAAGAATATCATTGTTCGAAGtgatcaagcaatggttccgctgccttggccGCTTGGGAGCAGTCCTTCAGTTGAGTGGGTGTCCCTATgcatcatcatctgctgcatgctacgCAACTTGAggtcacagccattgccaccaggcatagctccaccgcaggaggtgtaa